The following are encoded together in the Bacillus sp. V2I10 genome:
- a CDS encoding putative DNA-binding protein, which yields MMLEKTTRVNYLFDFYQSLLTPKQKSYMSLYYLDDYSLGEIAEEYDISRQAVYDNIKRTEAMLEQYETKLLLFQKFQERQQLIKQLKAAAFKIDQERSLFLTLIEALEKLD from the coding sequence GTGATGCTTGAAAAAACAACGAGAGTAAATTATCTCTTTGACTTTTATCAATCGTTGTTAACACCAAAGCAAAAAAGCTATATGTCGCTTTATTATCTTGATGATTACTCCTTGGGTGAAATTGCTGAAGAGTACGACATTAGCCGGCAGGCCGTGTATGATAACATAAAACGAACTGAGGCAATGTTAGAGCAATATGAAACCAAACTATTGCTTTTTCAAAAATTTCAAGAGCGTCAACAATTGATTAAACAATTAAAAGCTGCAGCGTTCAAGATTGATCAGGAACGTTCACTTTTTTTGACGCTGATTGAGGCGCTGGAGAAATTAGATTAG
- the ftsY gene encoding signal recognition particle-docking protein FtsY: protein MSFLKKLKEKFTQQQQPDSSPEKFKDGLTKTRVSFSERVNNLVARYRKVDEEFFEELEEVLIGADVGVSTVMELIDELKTEVKRRNIQDSKDVRSVISEKLVDIYQGEDAESPKLDIQEGRLNVVLFVGVNGVGKTTTIGKLAHKLKSDGKSVLLAAGDTFRAGAIEQLEVWGERVGVDVIKQSAGSDPAAVMFDAVQAAKARKVDVLLCDTAGRLQNKVNLMKELEKVKRVIEREIPGAPHEVMLVLDATTGQNAMVQAKQFSQATDVSGIVLTKLDGTAKGGIVLAIRNELSIPVKFVGLGEKMNDLQEFDAEQYVYGLFADLVEEA, encoded by the coding sequence ATGAGTTTTTTAAAAAAATTAAAAGAGAAATTTACACAGCAGCAGCAGCCGGATTCTTCACCGGAAAAATTTAAAGACGGCCTGACAAAAACACGGGTCTCATTTTCAGAACGGGTAAATAACCTTGTAGCCCGCTACCGTAAAGTAGATGAAGAGTTTTTTGAAGAGCTTGAGGAGGTATTGATCGGTGCCGATGTTGGCGTATCAACGGTTATGGAACTGATTGACGAGCTGAAAACAGAAGTTAAACGACGCAACATTCAAGATTCAAAAGATGTGCGCTCTGTCATTTCAGAAAAACTCGTTGACATCTATCAAGGAGAAGATGCCGAATCGCCAAAACTTGATATTCAAGAAGGCCGATTAAACGTCGTATTGTTTGTTGGAGTTAACGGTGTTGGAAAAACAACGACGATCGGCAAACTCGCACACAAACTTAAAAGTGATGGCAAGTCCGTCCTGCTCGCTGCAGGTGACACATTCCGCGCCGGTGCGATTGAACAGCTTGAAGTATGGGGAGAGCGCGTAGGAGTTGATGTGATCAAGCAATCAGCCGGTTCAGATCCAGCTGCTGTCATGTTCGATGCTGTTCAGGCCGCTAAAGCCAGGAAAGTAGATGTCCTATTATGTGATACAGCAGGACGGCTGCAAAATAAGGTGAACCTTATGAAAGAACTCGAAAAAGTGAAGCGCGTCATTGAACGTGAAATCCCTGGTGCCCCGCATGAAGTCATGCTCGTCCTTGATGCAACAACAGGCCAAAATGCCATGGTCCAGGCGAAACAATTCTCTCAGGCGACAGATGTATCAGGTATTGTCCTGACGAAACTTGATGGAACTGCAAAAGGCGGCATCGTCCTTGCTATCCGCAATGAACTGAGCATACCGGTGAAATTTGTCGGCCTCGGTGAAAAAATGAATGACCTTCAGGAATTTGATGCAGAACAGTATGTATATGGACTATTTGCTGATTTAGTAGAAGAAGCATAA
- the smc gene encoding chromosome segregation protein SMC, translated as MFLKRLDIVGFKSFAERVNVDFVKGVTAVVGPNGSGKSNITDAIRWVLGEQSARSLRGTKMEDIIFAGSDSRKGVNMAEVTLTLDNEDQFLPIDYHEVSVTRRVYRSGESDFYINNQSCRLKDIVDLFMDSGLGKEAFSIISQGKVEEILSSKAEERRSIFEEAAGVLKYKTRKKKAEFKLAETQENLNRVQDILHELEGQVEPLKIQASIAKDFLEKKEELEQFEVALTVYEIEELHKKWESLSETVENGRLQESSLFASVQKKEAEIEQIRDQSQALDESINDLQQVLLLASEDLEKLEGRKEVLKERKKNAHQNKSQLQKIIEEASERTSALENEKKTQSALLEKLQKEVSDLKMQLQEKQTQLSTYDQNIEEKIESLKSEYFDLLNAQAQARNEMTYIDDQMDQQTKKTGRLKDANQKYINERIEIEEKKRRLEAKLSLLEAQLDEQIKTFRAAQAKLEKDKAAYQKRETSLYQAYQYLQQTKSRKEMLETMQEDYAGFFQGVKEVLKQRNQLQGIHGAIAELITTDKQFETAVEIALGGAAQHVVVENEQAARTAISYLKKNAFGRATFLPLTVMKERTISAHDLQTLRTHSAFKGIASDLVSFDPRYQRAVSNLLGTVVVTEDLKGANELAKLLNYRFRFVTVGGDVVNPGGSMTGGAVKQKNNSLLSRSRELETIEKQYKEMSDKTSQLEEDVKSLKHSILAQDQQLEVQREKGEQLRIETQSVRSELREMEMNEKNVNNHLSLYDAEKESYQDEQARMIKRKEELAVQLDASMEKMKHLDELIAELSAQKTTQQSSKEEVQNAITDLKVVLASKKQSLENQLEKAERTKLELDNQHKKLTEAREDLNFLHDEMNSNFSGEEKLEETARQKREDKNKTIELISVRRNQRLKLQDQLEVSEREVKELNRQHKQLSDLLKDEEVRLNRFDVELDNRLNHLRVEYLLTFEAAKEKYVLDLDVNEARKRVKLIKLAIEELGTVNLGAIDEYERVSERFHFLTDQRNDLQEAKDTLYQVIDEMDEEMKKRFHHTFTQIRFHFESVFQALFGGGRAELRLTNPDDLLNTGVDIVAQPPGKKLQNLGLLSGGERALTAIALLFSILKVRPVPFCVLDEVEAALDEANVHRFSQYLKKFSKDTQFIVITHRKGTMEDADVLYGVTMQESGVSKMVSVRLEETKEFVQSG; from the coding sequence ATGTTCCTCAAACGTTTGGATATAGTAGGATTTAAATCATTCGCAGAGCGGGTGAATGTAGATTTTGTAAAAGGGGTGACCGCAGTAGTCGGACCCAACGGCAGCGGGAAAAGCAATATAACAGACGCCATCAGATGGGTGCTCGGCGAGCAGTCGGCACGATCTCTCCGGGGAACGAAAATGGAGGATATTATCTTTGCCGGCAGTGACTCGAGAAAAGGCGTAAATATGGCGGAGGTTACTCTCACCCTTGATAACGAAGATCAGTTTCTGCCAATCGATTATCATGAAGTATCGGTTACGAGAAGAGTGTATAGATCCGGTGAAAGCGACTTTTATATAAACAATCAGTCTTGCCGGCTGAAAGATATTGTGGATCTTTTTATGGATTCCGGCCTTGGCAAAGAAGCTTTTTCAATCATCAGCCAAGGAAAAGTGGAAGAAATCCTCAGCAGCAAAGCGGAGGAAAGACGCAGCATCTTTGAAGAAGCGGCAGGTGTTTTAAAATATAAAACACGAAAGAAAAAAGCAGAGTTCAAGCTAGCGGAAACGCAGGAAAATCTCAATCGTGTTCAAGATATTCTTCATGAGCTTGAAGGCCAGGTTGAGCCTCTTAAAATTCAGGCATCGATTGCAAAGGATTTTCTTGAGAAAAAAGAAGAGCTGGAGCAATTTGAAGTAGCACTCACTGTCTATGAAATTGAAGAGCTGCATAAAAAATGGGAGTCTTTATCAGAGACTGTTGAGAATGGAAGACTGCAAGAAAGCAGTCTGTTCGCTTCTGTTCAAAAGAAAGAGGCTGAAATTGAACAAATCAGAGATCAGTCACAGGCTTTAGACGAATCAATTAATGATCTTCAGCAAGTGCTGCTCCTGGCAAGTGAGGACCTTGAAAAGCTCGAGGGCCGCAAAGAGGTACTTAAAGAGCGTAAAAAAAATGCACATCAGAATAAATCGCAGCTTCAAAAAATAATCGAAGAAGCATCTGAACGCACGTCAGCTCTTGAAAATGAAAAGAAAACTCAGTCAGCATTATTGGAAAAGCTTCAAAAAGAAGTCAGCGATCTTAAAATGCAGCTGCAGGAAAAACAAACACAGCTGTCCACGTACGATCAAAACATTGAAGAGAAAATCGAATCTCTCAAAAGTGAATATTTTGATTTGCTGAATGCGCAGGCCCAGGCAAGAAATGAAATGACTTACATAGATGATCAAATGGATCAGCAAACAAAGAAAACCGGCCGGTTAAAAGATGCGAATCAAAAATACATTAATGAGCGGATTGAGATTGAAGAGAAAAAGCGAAGACTTGAAGCAAAGCTCTCTTTACTTGAAGCTCAGCTGGATGAACAAATTAAAACCTTTCGTGCTGCACAGGCAAAATTAGAGAAGGATAAAGCAGCCTATCAAAAAAGAGAAACGTCTCTCTATCAAGCTTATCAATATTTGCAGCAGACGAAATCGCGCAAAGAAATGCTTGAGACCATGCAGGAGGATTACGCAGGCTTTTTCCAGGGTGTAAAGGAAGTGCTTAAGCAGCGTAATCAGCTCCAAGGCATTCATGGCGCTATTGCAGAGCTTATAACAACGGACAAGCAATTTGAAACTGCTGTAGAAATTGCCCTTGGAGGTGCTGCGCAGCATGTGGTTGTTGAAAACGAACAAGCTGCAAGAACAGCCATTTCATATCTGAAGAAAAATGCGTTTGGCCGGGCAACTTTTCTGCCTTTAACCGTAATGAAGGAACGCACCATATCAGCGCATGATCTTCAAACTCTTAGGACCCACAGTGCTTTTAAAGGAATTGCCTCAGACCTGGTTTCTTTTGACCCGCGCTACCAGAGGGCTGTATCTAATTTGCTCGGCACAGTCGTTGTCACAGAAGATTTGAAGGGTGCAAATGAACTTGCTAAACTGCTAAACTACCGTTTTCGCTTCGTTACAGTGGGCGGAGATGTTGTAAATCCTGGGGGATCGATGACAGGCGGAGCGGTCAAGCAAAAAAACAATTCACTCTTAAGCCGCAGCCGCGAATTAGAAACGATTGAAAAGCAATATAAAGAAATGAGCGATAAAACAAGTCAGCTCGAAGAAGATGTGAAATCACTGAAGCACTCGATTTTGGCTCAGGATCAGCAATTAGAGGTTCAAAGAGAAAAAGGAGAACAGCTGAGGATTGAAACACAGTCAGTGAGGTCCGAACTGAGAGAGATGGAAATGAACGAGAAGAATGTTAACAATCATCTTTCTCTTTATGATGCTGAAAAAGAATCATATCAGGATGAACAGGCCAGAATGATAAAGCGGAAAGAAGAGCTTGCTGTACAGCTGGATGCTTCTATGGAAAAAATGAAGCATCTGGATGAGCTTATCGCCGAATTATCGGCTCAAAAAACAACCCAGCAATCTTCTAAAGAAGAAGTTCAAAACGCAATAACAGATCTAAAAGTTGTTTTAGCAAGCAAAAAGCAATCACTCGAAAACCAGCTTGAAAAAGCAGAGCGGACGAAGCTTGAGCTTGATAATCAGCATAAGAAACTGACTGAAGCACGGGAAGATTTGAATTTCCTGCACGATGAAATGAATTCCAATTTCTCGGGCGAGGAAAAATTGGAGGAAACTGCCCGTCAAAAACGCGAAGACAAAAACAAGACCATTGAACTGATTTCCGTCAGACGAAATCAGCGCCTGAAACTCCAGGATCAGCTTGAAGTTTCTGAACGGGAAGTGAAAGAATTAAATAGGCAGCACAAGCAGCTTTCAGATCTTTTAAAAGATGAAGAGGTCAGATTAAACCGATTTGATGTAGAGCTTGATAATCGATTAAATCATTTGCGCGTGGAATACTTGCTTACATTTGAAGCGGCGAAGGAAAAATATGTACTGGATCTTGATGTCAATGAGGCACGCAAGCGCGTAAAACTTATTAAGCTTGCGATTGAAGAGCTTGGAACTGTCAACCTTGGAGCGATCGATGAATATGAGAGAGTTTCAGAACGGTTCCATTTCCTGACTGATCAGCGCAATGACCTTCAAGAAGCCAAAGACACTCTCTATCAGGTCATCGATGAAATGGATGAAGAAATGAAAAAGAGATTTCATCATACCTTTACCCAAATCAGATTTCATTTCGAATCTGTCTTTCAAGCGCTATTTGGCGGCGGCCGTGCAGAGCTCAGGCTTACAAACCCGGATGATTTACTGAACACAGGGGTAGATATTGTCGCTCAGCCTCCAGGAAAAAAACTTCAAAACCTGGGTCTTTTATCTGGCGGAGAGCGTGCATTAACGGCAATCGCATTGCTTTTCTCAATTTTAAAAGTCCGTCCTGTGCCATTTTGCGTACTTGATGAGGTTGAAGCAGCGCTTGATGAAGCGAATGTCCACAGATTTTCTCAATACCTGAAGAAATTCAGCAAAGACACACAATTTATCGTCATTACCCACCGCAAAGGGACGATGGAAGATGCTGATGTTCTGTATGGCGTCACCATGCAGGAGTCAGGCGTGTCTAAAATGGTATCGGTCCGCTTGGAAGAAACAAAAGAATTTGTGCAATCAGGATGA
- the rnc gene encoding ribonuclease III has protein sequence MPKMNYRERRSFVKKAEFKQFQEQIGHTFQNERLLYQAFTHSSYVNEHRKKPYEDNERLEFLGDAVLELTISQFLFKKYPTMSEGDLTKVRAAIVCEPSLVAFANELSFGKLVLLGKGEEMTGGRARPALLADVFEAFIGALYLDSGLDPVVAFLDKCVFPKINDGAFSHVMDFKSQLQEFVQRDSKGSLEYKILQEKGPAHNREFVATVSLNGEILGTGNGKSKKAAEQHAAQEALTKLKPH, from the coding sequence ATGCCGAAGATGAATTACAGAGAGAGAAGATCGTTTGTCAAAAAAGCAGAATTCAAACAATTTCAAGAACAAATTGGCCATACATTTCAAAATGAAAGACTTTTGTATCAAGCCTTCACACATTCATCCTATGTGAATGAGCATCGCAAAAAGCCTTACGAGGACAATGAAAGACTGGAATTTTTAGGAGATGCAGTTTTAGAATTAACGATTTCTCAGTTTTTATTTAAGAAATATCCAACAATGAGCGAAGGTGATTTAACAAAGGTCCGTGCAGCTATTGTATGTGAGCCGTCGCTTGTAGCATTCGCAAATGAATTATCATTTGGAAAGCTTGTACTGCTTGGTAAAGGTGAAGAAATGACTGGCGGAAGAGCTAGACCTGCTCTGCTAGCAGATGTTTTTGAAGCATTTATCGGAGCTTTATATTTGGATTCAGGGCTTGATCCTGTCGTTGCCTTTTTAGATAAATGTGTTTTTCCTAAAATTAATGATGGTGCTTTTTCTCATGTGATGGATTTCAAAAGTCAGCTGCAGGAGTTTGTTCAAAGAGACAGCAAAGGTTCTTTGGAATATAAAATTCTTCAGGAGAAAGGCCCTGCCCACAATCGTGAGTTTGTAGCCACTGTCTCTTTAAATGGAGAAATTCTCGGAACCGGAAACGGCAAATCAAAAAAAGCGGCTGAACAGCATGCCGCCCAGGAAGCATTAACAAAATTGAAACCTCATTAA
- the acpP gene encoding acyl carrier protein, giving the protein MADVLARVTKIIVDRLGVDEAEVKMEASFKDDLGADSLDVVELVMELEDEFDMEISDEDAETITTVGDAVNYIQSQQ; this is encoded by the coding sequence ATGGCAGATGTACTGGCTCGCGTAACGAAAATTATCGTTGACCGTCTTGGTGTTGATGAGGCTGAAGTAAAAATGGAAGCTTCTTTTAAAGACGATTTAGGTGCGGATTCCCTTGATGTAGTAGAACTTGTTATGGAACTTGAAGATGAGTTCGATATGGAGATTTCTGATGAAGATGCAGAAACAATTACAACAGTGGGAGACGCTGTGAACTACATACAAAGTCAACAGTAA
- the fabG gene encoding 3-oxoacyl-[acyl-carrier-protein] reductase, with protein MVEGKVALVTGASRGIGRAIALELAQNGANVAVNYAGSEAKANEVVDEIKALGREAFAVQADVSDSDAVTAMVKATVEQFGRLDILVNNAGITKDNLLMRMKDSEWDDVININLKGVFLTTKAVTRQMMKQRQGRIINIASIVGVSGNPGQANYVAAKAGVIGLTKTAAKELSSRNITVNAIAPGFITTDMTDKLTEEVKNEMLKQIPLARFGEPSDISNAVTFLASDKSSYITGQTIHIDGGMVM; from the coding sequence ATGGTTGAAGGTAAAGTGGCATTAGTTACTGGAGCATCAAGAGGAATCGGCCGCGCCATTGCACTTGAATTGGCTCAAAATGGTGCAAATGTAGCTGTAAATTACGCTGGGAGCGAAGCAAAAGCGAATGAAGTTGTTGATGAAATAAAGGCACTCGGCAGAGAAGCATTTGCCGTTCAGGCAGATGTCAGCGACAGTGATGCTGTAACTGCTATGGTCAAAGCCACAGTGGAGCAATTCGGCAGATTGGACATACTAGTTAACAATGCCGGCATTACAAAGGATAATCTGCTGATGAGAATGAAAGACTCTGAATGGGATGATGTCATTAACATCAATTTAAAAGGTGTTTTTCTCACAACAAAAGCAGTTACCCGCCAAATGATGAAGCAGCGTCAAGGACGAATCATCAATATTGCATCCATTGTAGGAGTTAGCGGAAATCCTGGTCAGGCGAATTATGTAGCGGCAAAAGCTGGTGTTATCGGTTTAACGAAAACAGCAGCTAAGGAGCTTTCATCGAGAAATATTACCGTCAATGCCATCGCACCCGGGTTTATTACAACCGATATGACGGATAAACTGACAGAAGAAGTGAAAAATGAAATGCTGAAGCAAATTCCGCTTGCCCGGTTTGGCGAGCCATCAGACATATCAAATGCGGTAACGTTTTTAGCTTCTGATAAAAGCAGCTATATCACAGGGCAAACGATCCATATCGACGGCGGAATGGTCATGTAA
- the fabD gene encoding ACP S-malonyltransferase — protein sequence MSKLAFIFPGQGSQTVGMGKDLYDEVEASRSVFAAADDKLGFQLSELIFEGPQEKLTLTYNAQPALLTASIALLEKLKESGIQPDFVAGHSLGEYTALVAGGVLSFEDAVYAVRKRGEYMNEAVPAGVGAMAAILGMNSDELREVTEQITNDGFSVQLANLNCPGQIVISGTAEGVEKASALAKENGAKRAIPLDVSGPFHSELMKPAAEKFKSILDEVSLSDASIPVVANVTAAPVTSSADIKTLLVEQLFSPVRWEQSIGEMIEQGVTTFVEIGPGKVLSGLVKKIDRKVNTIAVSDLASIEAAIEKLREVK from the coding sequence ATGAGTAAACTAGCCTTTATTTTCCCTGGTCAAGGGTCGCAGACCGTCGGCATGGGGAAAGATCTGTATGATGAAGTTGAAGCATCGCGCAGTGTGTTTGCAGCTGCAGATGACAAGCTTGGTTTTCAGCTTTCTGAGTTAATCTTTGAAGGTCCGCAAGAAAAGCTGACATTAACATACAACGCACAGCCGGCTCTGCTGACAGCAAGCATCGCTTTATTGGAAAAATTGAAAGAAAGCGGGATTCAGCCGGATTTTGTTGCTGGACACAGTCTTGGAGAATACACAGCACTTGTTGCAGGAGGAGTTCTTTCCTTTGAAGATGCTGTATATGCTGTCAGAAAACGCGGAGAATATATGAACGAAGCAGTTCCTGCAGGTGTCGGAGCTATGGCAGCCATTCTGGGAATGAATTCAGATGAGCTTCGCGAAGTAACAGAGCAAATCACAAACGATGGCTTCTCTGTACAGCTGGCGAACTTAAATTGCCCAGGTCAGATTGTCATTTCAGGAACAGCTGAAGGCGTGGAAAAGGCATCTGCATTAGCAAAAGAAAATGGCGCGAAAAGAGCAATCCCGCTTGATGTGAGCGGTCCGTTTCATTCAGAGCTGATGAAGCCTGCTGCAGAAAAGTTTAAAAGCATACTTGATGAAGTAAGCCTTAGTGATGCTTCTATACCAGTGGTGGCAAATGTAACGGCAGCGCCTGTAACAAGCAGCGCAGACATAAAAACCCTGCTTGTCGAACAATTGTTTTCACCAGTAAGATGGGAGCAATCAATCGGCGAAATGATTGAACAGGGTGTTACGACATTTGTTGAAATCGGTCCTGGAAAAGTTCTTTCAGGATTAGTGAAAAAAATCGATCGCAAGGTGAACACGATTGCTGTATCTGACTTAGCGTCAATCGAAGCTGCAATCGAAAAGCTCAGGGAGGTCAAATAA
- the plsX gene encoding phosphate acyltransferase PlsX codes for MKIAIDAMGGDNAPKAIVEGAMKAVTLFNDIEIILYGKEALIKEHLSNPERITIVHTDTVIEGTDEPVRAVRRKKDASMVLMANAVKEGQADACISAGNTGALMTAGLFIVGRIDGIERPALSPTLPTIEGQGFLMLDVGANVDAKPEHLQQYAIMGSIYAKKVRGLANPRIGLLNVGTEDKKGNELTKAAFQLLKESDLNFIGNVEARDLLDGAADVVVTDGFTGNVALKTIEGTALSVFKMLKSALTSNMKSKLAAAVLKPQLKEIKVKMDYSEYGGAGLFGLKAPVIKAHGSSDPNAVYNAIRQAREMVNNDVCKTIQKTIEKTNSVRGLRGDRI; via the coding sequence ATGAAGATCGCAATTGATGCAATGGGAGGAGACAATGCCCCTAAAGCAATCGTAGAAGGTGCAATGAAAGCTGTCACTTTATTTAACGATATTGAGATTATCTTATACGGTAAAGAAGCACTTATAAAAGAACATCTTTCAAATCCGGAAAGAATTACAATTGTACATACTGATACCGTTATTGAAGGAACAGATGAACCTGTCAGAGCGGTGAGAAGAAAAAAAGATGCATCAATGGTGCTGATGGCGAACGCTGTAAAAGAAGGACAGGCTGATGCCTGTATATCTGCCGGGAACACCGGTGCATTAATGACAGCAGGTTTGTTTATAGTAGGAAGAATTGATGGAATTGAAAGGCCGGCATTGTCGCCGACACTTCCAACCATTGAAGGACAAGGTTTCTTAATGCTTGATGTTGGGGCAAATGTTGACGCAAAGCCTGAGCATTTGCAGCAATACGCAATCATGGGCTCCATTTATGCCAAAAAGGTCCGCGGCCTTGCAAACCCAAGAATCGGTTTGCTGAATGTCGGCACAGAGGACAAAAAAGGAAATGAGCTGACAAAAGCAGCATTTCAATTATTGAAAGAATCCGATTTAAACTTTATTGGAAACGTTGAAGCAAGAGATCTTCTTGACGGAGCAGCTGATGTCGTTGTTACGGACGGATTTACCGGCAATGTTGCTTTAAAAACAATAGAGGGAACAGCGCTGTCCGTATTTAAAATGCTGAAGTCAGCACTGACCAGCAATATGAAATCTAAACTTGCAGCAGCAGTATTAAAGCCGCAATTAAAAGAGATCAAAGTGAAAATGGATTACTCTGAGTACGGCGGTGCCGGATTGTTCGGCCTGAAAGCGCCGGTTATTAAAGCGCACGGCTCTTCAGATCCTAACGCTGTCTACAATGCAATCCGCCAGGCGCGTGAGATGGTAAACAACGACGTCTGCAAAACCATTCAGAAAACAATTGAAAAAACGAACTCTGTTCGGGGCCTGAGAGGAGATAGAATATGA
- the fapR gene encoding transcription factor FapR: protein MRKSKKERQSMLQQTINETPFITDEELADKFSVSIQTIRLDRLELSIPELRERIKHVAVKQLDDEVKSLPLEEVIGEIIDLDLDSSAISIFEVKKEHVFVRNQIARGHHLFAQANSLAVAVIDDELALTAKANIRFTRQVKEKERVIAKAKVIKVDEDKGRTTVDVNSYVGTELVFSGTFDMYRSKTMKKAGFSNEDRN, encoded by the coding sequence ATGAGAAAATCAAAAAAAGAGCGGCAGTCGATGCTGCAGCAGACTATAAATGAAACACCTTTTATTACCGATGAAGAGCTCGCGGATAAATTCAGTGTCAGCATACAGACAATCAGGCTTGACCGGCTTGAGCTTTCTATTCCTGAGCTTCGCGAACGAATTAAGCATGTAGCTGTCAAGCAGCTTGACGATGAAGTGAAATCACTTCCTTTAGAAGAAGTAATCGGCGAAATTATCGATCTTGATCTTGATTCCTCTGCCATTTCTATTTTCGAAGTGAAAAAGGAGCATGTGTTTGTCCGGAATCAAATCGCACGCGGCCATCATTTATTTGCTCAGGCGAATTCACTGGCAGTTGCGGTAATAGATGATGAACTGGCTTTAACGGCTAAGGCGAATATTCGTTTTACAAGACAGGTTAAAGAGAAAGAAAGAGTGATCGCAAAAGCTAAAGTGATAAAAGTAGATGAAGATAAAGGAAGAACGACTGTTGATGTGAACAGTTATGTAGGAACCGAGCTGGTTTTCTCAGGCACATTTGACATGTATCGATCAAAAACAATGAAAAAGGCAGGTTTCAGCAATGAAGATCGCAATTGA